Part of the Microbacterium sp. Clip185 genome is shown below.
CCCACTCAGCGGCGCGGCATATCCTGTGCGCATGACCGACTCCCCCCGTTCCGGTCTCGCGCTCGACGAGCTGAGCAACGAGATCCGCCCGCAGGACGACCTGTTCCGCTACGTCAACGGCGAATGGATCGCCCGGACCGAGATTCCCGAGGACAAGGCGCGCTGGGGCTCCTTCCACCTCCTCGCCGAGCAGGCCGAGAAGGACGTGCGCGCCATCATCCTCGAGTCGCAGGATGCCGAGCCGGGCACCGAGGCGCGCAAGATCGGCGACCTGTACGCGAGCTTCATGGACACCGAGCGCATCGCCGAGCGCGGCACCGAGCCGCTCGCCGACCAGCTGGCGCGCGTGGATGCGGTGAGCGACGTCGCCTCCCTGCTCCGACTCGTGGGCGAGCTGGAGCGCGACGGGATCGGCGGCATCGTCGAGCTCTACGTCGAGCCCGATCCCGGCAACCCGCAGCGCTACCTGCCCTTCTTCATCCAGGGCGGCCTGTCGATGCCGGACGAGAGCTACTACCGCCTCGACTCGTTCGAGGAGACCCGACAGGCGCTGCGCCGGCACATCGAGCGCATCCTGACGCTCGCCGACGTCGCGGATGCCGCGGATGCCGCGGAGCGCGTCGTGTCGCTGGAGACCGAGCTGGCGGCGCACCACTGGGACAACGTCCGCAGCCGCGATGCCGTGGCGACCTACAACCTGAAGACGTGGGACGAGGTCGTGGCGATGGCGGGCGTGGACCTCGCGCCCTGGCTCGAGGGCGTCGCCCCGCACCATCCGGATGCGTTCGCCGAGATCGTCGTCTCGCAGCCGAGCTTCATCGAGGCGCTGGGAACGGTGCTCACCGAGCAGCGCCTCGAGGACTGGAAGGCGTGGCTGCGCTTCAAGATCGTGCACGCCGCCGCGGCCTTCCTCCCCGACTCGTTCGTCGACGAGAACTTCTCGTTCTACGGCACGCAGCTCACCGGCGTTCCGGTCAACCGCGAGCGCTGGAAGCGCGCCGTCAGCCTCGTCGAGGCGGCGCTCGGAGAGGCCGTCGGCAAGGTCTACGTCGAGCGGCACTTCCCGCCGACCGCCAAGGCCGCCATGGACGAACTGGTCGCGAACCTCATCGAGGCCTACCGCCAGTCGATCTCGCAGCTCGAGTGGATGAGCCCCGAGACGCGCGAGCGGGCGCTCGCCAAGCTCGACGCGTTCACGCCGAAGATCGGTTACCCGGTGAAGTGGAAGGACTACTCGGGTCTCGAGCTGGATCCGGCCGATCTCGTCGGCAACGTCCGTCGCGCGCACGTGCACGAGCACGACCGTCAGCTGGGCAAGGTCGGGCAGCCGATCGACCGCGACGAGTGGTACATGACGCCGCAGACGGTCAACGCGTACTACAACCCGCTGATGAACGAGATCGTGTTCCCCGCCGCGATCCTGCAGTATCCGTTCTTCGACGAGACCCGGGATGCGGCCGCGAACTACGGCGGCATCGGCGCGGTCATCGGTCACGAGATCGGGCACGGGTTCGACGACCAGGGCAGCCGCTTCGACGGCGACGGGTCGCTGCGCGACTGGTGGACGGATGCGGACCGCGAAGCGTTCGAGCAGCTGACGAAGAACCTCATCGCCCAGTACGACGCGCTCGTGCCTCAGGGGCTGCCGGAGGAGAACCACGTCAACGGCGCGCTCACGATCGGTGAGAACATCGGCGATCTCGGCGGGCTCGGCATCGCGATCCGCGCCTACCGGCTGTCGCTGGGGGATGCGGAGGATCCGGTCATCGATGGAATGACCGGCATTCAGCGTCTTCTGCTCAGCTGGGCGCAGATCTGGCAGCAGAAGAGCCGCGACGCAGAGGCGATCCGTCTGCTGACGATTGATCCGCACTCGCCGAACGAGTTCCGCTGCAACCAGATCGTGCGCAACATCGACGCGTTCTACGAGGCGTTCGACGTCACCGAGGGGGATGCGCTGTGGCTCGACGCCGACCAGCGCGTCACCATCTGGTAACTGCGTCGTGACCCGTCGGGCGTAGTCTCGCCCGCATCCCCGCACCCGAACCGGTAGGAAGGACCCGCGCCGTGCCCAGC
Proteins encoded:
- a CDS encoding M13 family metallopeptidase, whose protein sequence is MTDSPRSGLALDELSNEIRPQDDLFRYVNGEWIARTEIPEDKARWGSFHLLAEQAEKDVRAIILESQDAEPGTEARKIGDLYASFMDTERIAERGTEPLADQLARVDAVSDVASLLRLVGELERDGIGGIVELYVEPDPGNPQRYLPFFIQGGLSMPDESYYRLDSFEETRQALRRHIERILTLADVADAADAAERVVSLETELAAHHWDNVRSRDAVATYNLKTWDEVVAMAGVDLAPWLEGVAPHHPDAFAEIVVSQPSFIEALGTVLTEQRLEDWKAWLRFKIVHAAAAFLPDSFVDENFSFYGTQLTGVPVNRERWKRAVSLVEAALGEAVGKVYVERHFPPTAKAAMDELVANLIEAYRQSISQLEWMSPETRERALAKLDAFTPKIGYPVKWKDYSGLELDPADLVGNVRRAHVHEHDRQLGKVGQPIDRDEWYMTPQTVNAYYNPLMNEIVFPAAILQYPFFDETRDAAANYGGIGAVIGHEIGHGFDDQGSRFDGDGSLRDWWTDADREAFEQLTKNLIAQYDALVPQGLPEENHVNGALTIGENIGDLGGLGIAIRAYRLSLGDAEDPVIDGMTGIQRLLLSWAQIWQQKSRDAEAIRLLTIDPHSPNEFRCNQIVRNIDAFYEAFDVTEGDALWLDADQRVTIW